The Bacteroidia bacterium genome contains a region encoding:
- a CDS encoding ABC transporter permease, with amino-acid sequence MFDQDRWQEIYSALSRNKLRTFLTAFGVFWGILMLIIMLGSGNGLSNGITRNFSGLATNSFFLWTQQTTKSYAGLPPGRNFWLRNEDLIALRDQVPEAVVIAPRNQLGGHRGSNNVMRGTKSGAFSVAGDYPEIRQIKPLDIVDGRFLNHPDIEEKRKVAVIGTRVQQLLFDPDEEPIGDYIRINGVYFKVVGIFATPQSGERADRENLTIYIPFSSFQNAFNYNNRIGWFAFLSSEDVPAALTEQKVRQVLSGRHRIHPDDERAFGSWGPYEEMSKINGLFLGITTLIWIVGIGTLMAGVIGVSNIMLIIVKERTREIGVRRALGATPLNIVSEIIFEAVMLTALAGYLGLVAGVILLEAIGNTIQGGMFYSPEVNLGVTLQALAILIVAGAMAGIFPAFRAVSVQPVDALRAG; translated from the coding sequence ATGTTTGATCAGGATCGCTGGCAGGAAATATATAGTGCGTTGAGCAGGAACAAGCTTCGCACTTTCCTCACCGCTTTTGGCGTGTTTTGGGGTATTTTGATGCTCATTATCATGCTTGGATCCGGCAATGGACTCAGCAATGGCATTACACGGAATTTTTCCGGACTGGCCACCAACAGCTTTTTTCTCTGGACGCAGCAAACCACCAAGTCCTATGCAGGCTTGCCTCCGGGCCGTAATTTTTGGCTGCGCAATGAAGACCTGATAGCGCTGAGAGACCAGGTGCCGGAGGCGGTGGTGATAGCACCCCGCAACCAGCTTGGCGGCCACAGAGGCAGCAACAACGTGATGCGCGGCACTAAGTCCGGTGCCTTCAGTGTAGCGGGCGACTACCCGGAGATTCGCCAGATCAAGCCGCTGGATATTGTGGACGGGCGCTTCCTGAACCATCCTGATATTGAAGAAAAGCGCAAGGTAGCCGTAATCGGCACGCGGGTGCAGCAACTGCTCTTTGATCCGGACGAAGAACCTATCGGAGATTACATTCGAATCAATGGCGTGTACTTTAAAGTAGTGGGAATATTCGCCACGCCCCAGAGCGGTGAGCGGGCCGACCGGGAAAACCTGACCATTTATATTCCTTTCAGCAGCTTTCAGAATGCTTTTAATTATAACAATCGAATCGGCTGGTTTGCTTTCCTGTCGAGTGAGGATGTGCCAGCAGCGCTTACCGAACAAAAAGTGAGGCAGGTGCTCAGTGGCCGTCATCGCATTCATCCTGATGATGAACGGGCATTTGGCAGTTGGGGGCCGTATGAAGAAATGTCCAAGATCAACGGGCTTTTCCTCGGCATTACCACGCTTATCTGGATTGTAGGGATCGGGACTTTAATGGCTGGGGTAATTGGTGTGAGTAATATCATGCTCATCATAGTGAAAGAGCGCACCAGGGAAATTGGGGTAAGGCGTGCGCTTGGCGCCACTCCTCTGAACATAGTGAGCGAGATCATTTTCGAGGCGGTGATGCTGACAGCACTGGCCGGTTACCTGGGACTGGTAGCCGGAGTAATTTTGCTGGAAGCCATTGGCAATACCATACAGGGCGGTATGTTTTATAGTCCGGAAGTGAACCTTGGGGTGACTTTGCAGGCTTTGGCCATTCTGATCGTTGCCGGAGCGATGGCCGGTATTTTTCCGGCATTCCGGGCCGTTAGTGTGCAACCGGTGGATGCGTTGCGGGCCGGGTAG
- a CDS encoding efflux RND transporter periplasmic adaptor subunit produces MRTAIKITLGLILFGIFAWTLWFLYQKNQEKPVMYETGEPFITDIVQKTVATGSVVPRKEIEIKPQVSGIVDKIYVQAGEQVKTGDVIARVKIIPDMVNLNNAESRENRAKLALQNAERDFNRSKTLYEQKAISQAEYQQMDLALKNAREEMEAASNNLQLIRQGSTSRSGSSSNTLIRSTIEGMVLDVPVEEGNSVIESNTFNEGTTIATVADMNEMVFEGKVDESEVGKIKPGMDLILTIGAIEGLTYPARLEYISPKGVDEEGAIKFEIKAAIALEEGQFLRANYSATAYIVLDKRDSVLAIQESLLLFEGDQAFVEVATGNQEYEKRSVKLGLSDGIKVEVLEGVQKGEKLKDRNKIVEAGEVEKS; encoded by the coding sequence ATGCGGACAGCAATTAAAATAACATTAGGTTTAATATTATTTGGCATTTTCGCCTGGACCCTCTGGTTCCTTTATCAGAAGAATCAGGAAAAACCTGTGATGTATGAAACCGGAGAGCCGTTTATCACGGACATTGTGCAGAAAACGGTGGCTACAGGATCGGTGGTGCCGCGCAAGGAAATTGAGATAAAGCCGCAAGTGTCAGGCATTGTGGACAAAATTTATGTACAGGCCGGAGAGCAGGTAAAAACCGGGGATGTCATCGCACGGGTGAAGATCATCCCGGATATGGTGAACCTGAACAATGCCGAAAGCCGCGAGAACCGGGCAAAACTGGCTTTGCAAAATGCTGAGCGCGATTTTAACCGCAGCAAAACGCTTTATGAGCAAAAGGCCATTAGCCAGGCCGAATACCAACAGATGGATCTGGCCCTGAAAAATGCACGTGAAGAAATGGAAGCGGCTTCCAACAACCTGCAGCTTATCCGGCAGGGGAGTACTTCGAGGAGTGGAAGCAGCAGCAACACGCTTATCCGCAGCACCATTGAGGGGATGGTGCTGGACGTGCCGGTAGAAGAAGGCAACAGCGTAATTGAAAGCAACACCTTTAACGAGGGAACCACCATTGCCACAGTGGCGGATATGAATGAAATGGTATTTGAAGGGAAAGTAGACGAAAGCGAGGTGGGTAAGATAAAACCGGGCATGGACCTGATCCTCACGATCGGAGCCATTGAAGGATTGACTTATCCTGCACGGCTGGAATATATTTCGCCAAAAGGTGTGGACGAGGAGGGCGCAATAAAGTTTGAGATAAAGGCCGCGATCGCTTTGGAAGAGGGGCAGTTCCTTCGGGCTAATTACAGCGCTACGGCCTATATTGTGCTGGACAAACGCGATTCTGTCCTTGCCATTCAGGAGAGCCTGCTGCTGTTTGAAGGCGACCAGGCTTTTGTGGAGGTGGCCACCGGAAACCAGGAATACGAGAAACGGTCGGTGAAACTTGGCCTGTCAGACGGCATTAAAGTAGAAGTGCTTGAGGGTGTGCAAAAAGGTGAAAAGCTCAAAGACCGGAATAAAATTGTGGAGGCTGGCGAAGTGGAGAAAAGTTGA
- a CDS encoding DEAD/DEAH box helicase: protein MSFDSLGLSDALLKAVSKKGYTTPSPIQEKVIPLILNRRDVLASAQTGTGKTAGFTLPLLQILSQNQKPGRRPIRALVLTPTRELAAQVSESIKDYGAFLDIRSTVIFGGVNQNPQVSALRRGVDILIATPGRLLDLHNQRALSLSEVEFLILDEADRMLDMGFLRDIKKILTLMPPKRQNMLFSATFSKEIKALAGGFLHDPVLVEATPEILTAEKVDQTVYRVDKGKKTALTINLISEGDWKQVLIFTRTKHGANRLTEKLEKSGIKAAAIHGNKSQGARTKALSDFKRGSVHVLVATDIAARGLDIPLLPHVLNFELPNVPEDYVHRIGRTGRAGACGEAVSLVSIDEISYLKGIEKLLGLKLTAQVIPGYEPTDKAGSASEKPRRSHFSKPENRGSNNWNSRRPRTASVR, encoded by the coding sequence ATGTCATTTGATTCTCTGGGCTTGTCCGATGCCCTGCTGAAAGCTGTCAGCAAAAAAGGATACACTACGCCTTCGCCTATTCAGGAAAAGGTAATTCCACTCATTTTAAACAGGCGCGATGTTTTGGCTTCGGCCCAAACAGGAACCGGCAAAACAGCCGGGTTCACTTTGCCGCTATTACAAATTTTATCACAAAATCAAAAACCCGGACGCAGACCCATCCGGGCATTAGTCCTGACCCCAACACGGGAATTGGCTGCACAAGTCTCTGAAAGCATTAAAGATTATGGTGCTTTTTTAGACATCCGCTCTACCGTCATTTTTGGCGGTGTAAATCAAAACCCGCAGGTTTCTGCCCTGCGCAGAGGCGTTGACATTTTGATCGCCACGCCAGGACGTTTGCTGGATCTGCACAACCAACGGGCGCTCTCTTTATCTGAAGTTGAATTTTTAATTTTAGATGAAGCTGACCGGATGCTCGATATGGGTTTCCTGAGAGACATAAAGAAGATACTGACTCTGATGCCACCAAAGCGTCAAAATATGTTGTTTTCTGCTACCTTCTCCAAAGAAATTAAAGCGCTTGCGGGCGGTTTCCTTCACGATCCTGTATTAGTAGAGGCTACGCCTGAAATTCTCACGGCTGAAAAAGTTGATCAGACGGTATACAGAGTTGACAAGGGTAAAAAAACTGCGCTCACCATCAATCTTATTTCAGAAGGTGACTGGAAGCAGGTATTGATTTTTACCCGTACGAAACATGGTGCTAACCGCCTCACCGAAAAGCTGGAAAAAAGCGGAATTAAGGCAGCAGCCATCCACGGTAATAAAAGCCAGGGAGCACGCACTAAGGCCCTCAGCGATTTCAAGCGGGGGAGCGTACACGTGTTGGTGGCGACTGACATTGCGGCCCGTGGTCTCGATATTCCTTTGCTGCCCCACGTTTTGAACTTTGAGTTGCCCAATGTGCCCGAAGATTATGTGCATCGCATTGGCCGCACAGGCCGGGCAGGTGCCTGCGGAGAAGCCGTTTCTCTTGTCAGCATTGACGAAATTTCTTACTTAAAAGGAATTGAAAAACTTTTAGGTTTGAAGTTAACAGCCCAGGTAATTCCCGGCTACGAACCTACTGACAAAGCCGGAAGCGCTTCTGAAAAACCAAGAAGATCCCACTTCAGCAAACCTGAAAACAGGGGTTCTAATAATTGGAACAGCCGCAGGCCAAGAACGGCTTCCGTAAGATAG